Sequence from the Phosphitispora fastidiosa genome:
TTTGATCGGGAAAAGTCCCGCCCGCCAACCATAGCCCTGATATGCCCGGTGCCTGGTTCAATGGCAGCAAGAGCGCCGTCCAGCTGTGCATCATTATCTTGAAGGACACTGTCAAAGGAGCTTTCAGCTGCCTTCTGCATATTCAGGTCAAGGGTTGTATAAACAGAGATGCCCTCTGCATAAAGCATGTCAGCCCCATCCTCATATTTATCTGTGAGGTATTGGATTACTTCACTGATAAAATAGGGGGCGGTTTCTGTCTCTGTCCTGCCGGATTTTAAGATAAGCTTTTCCCGGAAGGCTTCATCAGCTTGCTCGTCGGTAATAAACCCTGCAGCAGTCATGCGTTTCAGGACAGTTTTCTGCCGATCCCTGGCTTTGTCCCAGTCCTTAAAAGGGGAATAGGTATTCGGCGCCTTGGGAAGTCCGGCCAGCATAGCGCTTTCAGCGAGGTCAAGTTCTGAGGCAGGCTTATCAAAATACGTCTGGGCAGCGATTTCCACGCCGTATGCCCCATGACCAAAATAAATCTGGTTTAAGTAGAGTTCGAGAATTTCGTCTTTGGAGTATTTTCGCTCCATCTGGACAGCCAGCAGCGCTTCCCTGAATTTGCGGCCAAAGGTTTTTTCTCTGGACAGGTAGAGGTTTTTGACTGTCTGCTGGGTTATGGTACTGCCGCCCTCCACAAGTTCACCCGATCTAAGGTTACGCCAAGCCGCTCCGATGATGCGGACAGGGTCCAGGCCAAAGTGTTTATAAAAACGCGTATCTTCAACAGCTATAAAGGCATTTCGGGTCATTTGGGGGATTTTTTCCACCGGGACTTCCACCCTGTTTTCCCGGTAAAGGGTAGCAATGACCTGATTATTTACATCATAGACCTTTGAGGCTACCGGTACTTTTGGAGTGGGGAGCGTAAGCAAGCTACAGCCGCCTGTAAACGCTGCACTAAGTGTAAGAAATAATAGAGCAATTAGCGGCCAAATATTTTTTTTGCAATTCATTTCAATTTTCACCAGCCTGAAAGCAAATCTAAGTTTATTATATCAAAAACCAATGCTGCTATGTAGGTTTCGATTATACAAGACAAATTTTTAAAATATAGAATACAAACTTTCGAGAATATTTCAAAACCAGGAAGGATTTCATGAAAACGTGGCGAAAGGAATCTGCTACATGGGAAATATTTACCATTTGCAGTAGGGAGGGGTGAAAGCCTTGCTTCTGAAGAATGACATTAAACCCAAATCTGCTGGGATGAGTTCGGAAAAGCCTTCGGGAGTCCTTATCGCTGATTTCAGCGGAAAACTTAAGCTCGCGAAATGGAGATTAATGAGTGATGGCTACAGCGTTTATTATGCCAGGCAGCTGTCTGAAATAGAGAATATCTTGAGCAAAGAAGACATTCGGGTAGTTCTGGCTGGCATTTCAGGGGAAGATGACAGTACGTTTGTAGAAAATATAAAAAAAACCAGGGACGGTCTGGGAATAGTCGCCGTTCCAGTGGCTAAAGGCCTTCATATTGATAAAGCCCTTTATTCCCTGAATGTTCGCAAAGTCGCCGGGTTTCCGGTGGATTATCCCCAGCTAAGCGCGGCTGTTGCCGCAGAACTGGAGCAGGTTAACCAGTTGAACCGGCAAAAGTCGGCCCTCAGCCATATTAAAAGGGCGCTGGTATTTCCGCAGGTTAAGCCTTTGATATATCAGACCGCTTTTGATCACATAAAAACAGGAATCCTGCTTTTAGACACATCAGGTGAAATCCTTCTCGCAAACAGCTCAATATGCAGTTTGCTTAAAATTGAGGCCGGCCTGGTTATCGGAAAAAACTTTGCAGAGGTTATAGGGAAGCGGGAAGCCCCGGAACAGGAGGCGGTTTATGGCTTGATCCAGGAAATTGCTTCCGGCAGGGCGACAGTGTGTGCCGAAATCTTTAACAATACCGCTGCGGATGAACCTGTGCCTTATGAAGTGGCAGCACACCGCGTATTTAGCCCGAAAGGGGAATACATCGGGATGTGTATTTCGGCAGCAGATATCAGGGACTTCAGAAAATTGGAGAAAGCTATTGCCCGGTCTGAGCGCCTGGTTGTTGCGGGGCAGTTGGCTGCCGGGGCCGCACATGAAATAAGGAATCCACTCACTTCTGTCAGGGGATTTATTCAGCTCCTGAAAAAGGAGTTGGAGGGTACTCCCAAAGAAGAATATATAAGCATAATAATTTCGGAAATAGACAGGGTTAATACCATAATCAGCAAGCTGCTGAAATTGACGAAGCCCGCTGTTCTTAATAAAATAGAGGCCAATATCAGTAATTTGTTTTCGGACATTAGGGTGCTTATGGAGAGTGAGGCTTTTCTTAAAAACATTACTATCACAGAAAACTTCCCGGATTCCCTGCCCCCGGTTCAAATTGACTGTGAACAGATAAAGCAGGTTATTATCAATATTGTGAGGAATTCCTTTGAGGCCATGCCTGAGGGAGGAAATATTGTCATAAGGGGTACTGAGAGAGAGAAAGAAAGACAGGTCTGCCTGGAAATATCGGATACCGGAGAGGGAATGACAGAAGAAACCATTAGACAAATGTTTATGCCGTTTTTTACCACCAAGGATTCCGGTACGGGTCTGGGGCTTGCTGTTTCCCAGGCAATTGTTGAAAGCCACGGCGGAAGGCTGGAGGTTATCAGCAAACTGGGTGAAGGAACCAAAACACGCTTATATCTGCCTTGCTAAGAAGGAATAACAGAGTCAGATTATTTCCCGGCATAGGGGATTAATTTGGCTTTTTTTTCGGATTGGCGGCGGTAAAATGGGCAAAATAAAACCAGACCGGAATTACAAAAGGAGGATTGTTTATGGCTACAGCTATTATTAATGTTGGAGGGATGACCTGTAATCATTGCAAGATGGCAGTAGAAAAGGCCCTGAAAACCTTGGATGGGGTTCAGGATGCCAGTGTTGATCTGAATGCAAAAAAAGTGTCTATTGAGTATGACCCGGCTGGAGTTGATGAGGCAGGACTGAAAAAAGCCATTTCAGATGCCGGGTATGATGTTTATTAAAGCCGGGAGGGAAGGCTTTGACCCGTAAATACCGTAAGGTTTCACGATACCGTGAAATTACCGGGATTTTGGTCAGGCATGGGTTCGGATACCTGATAAAGCCGCAAAAAAGGTCACTTCCCCAGCGGGTGAGAATGGTTTTTGAAGACCTTGGGCCGACCTTTGTTAAAATGGGTCAGTTATTGAGCGCTAGGCCTGACCTGGTTCCGCGGGACTATGTTGAAGAGTTCAGCCGGCTTCAGGATAAAGTTGAAGAGGTGTCTGAACCTGAAATAAGAGCTCAATTCATCGGGGAGATGGGCAAGGCCCCTGAGGAGATATTTCTTGATTTTAATTACAGACCCCTTGCCAGCGCTTCTATCGGACAGGTCCATGAGGCCGTCCTTCCAGATGGGGCGGAGGTAGTGGTAAAGGTCCAGAGGCCTCATTTGAAACAGCTTATCGGCGGTGATATCAAAATACTTAAACGGTTTGCCGGTATCCTTCAGAAACGAACTGTTCTGGGACAGGTCTGTGACATTTATGAGATTATCGATGTCTTTGAGAGACAGATACACAAGGAACTGGATTACCTTACTGAGGCTGTTAACACTGAAGCCTTTTACAGGGAGTTCAGTGACGAGGAAAACGTAATTGTGCCCCGAATATTTTCGGACTATACCACCCGGGAGATCCTGACAATGGAATTTGTCAGGGGCATCAGGGTAGAGGAGTTCGAGGAACATAACTACAGTTACGATGAAAGCAGCCGGTATTCAGGAAACATGCTGCTCTCAATTTACCGTCCCCTGTTTGAACGAGGTATTTTTCACGGTGACCCGCATCCGGGCAATGTTTTGTTTCAGGATAATTTTCGCATTGTCCTCATTGATTTCGGGATTGTGGGAAGGTTTGACCGTTGTTACCGCAGGCTGGTTGCAGAGCTTTTGATAGCTCTGGGTGACCGGGATGTGCCGGCAGTAATGAACATTATCATGGAAACAGGGAGAACCACGAAGAGAATTCACCAGCAGCATTTTTTTGAAGATGTTTCCGAGATAGTCGAAAAGGCTAATGGGGTGACCCGCGGCGGAATAGCGCTGGGCCAGTTGATTAATGGCATGTTAGCGATTTCTATTGAGCACGGAATTAAAATGCCGGATAATCTCTTTATTTTAGGCAAGACGGTGATGATAAGTGAAGATATGGCCAGGCGAATATGTCCTGAACTGGACATAATTGAGGTAATCAGACCAATAGCTGCCGATTACTTAAAAGAAACCCTGCGTCCGGGGCTGGATAACGGGAGCGTATATAGGCAGTTATCCAATGCCGCTGAGGGGATGATGACCTTCCCGGGGGATGTCTGTAAAGCGGTTAAGAATTTTGCCAATAATGATACCCGGATAACGTTTTACCACAGGAACCTCAACTGGTTATATGATATGCTGGATATATCGTCATCCAGGATTGCCTTTGGTCTTATCCTGGCGGCTTTGATGGTCGGTTCAGCGCTGATAATGCATACCGGGAAAGGCCCGCTGCTGTGGGGATATCCTGTCCTGGGTACATTGGGCTTTGTTTTTTCAGGACTCTTGGGTATCATGGTGCTGGTATCAATGCTGAGATCAGGACGGCTGAGGTGACACGGTTCGGGATAAAAGCAAAAAATTATAATTAACACAGTTGCAGTTTTTCGCATATAAATATTATTGACAGGTACACCTGTGGATGATATAATTTTAAGAAATTTACCTTTAAAAGACTGTGAAGGGAATAGTAAGTGTATTGTTTACCCAGCAGAGAGCCGGAAATGGTGAAAACCGGCGGAAACATGCACCGAATGCCATCCTGGAGTTACCGGGCTGAACTCAAGTAAGCCTGGTCGTATCTCGGGCGTTAACGGGAACTAAGCTGGGCTGTACATAACAGCCAATTAGGGTGGTACCGCGTGAGAAAGCTCTCGTCCCTTGTGGGATGAGGGCTTATTTAATTTCACATAAGGGGGAGTTGGTTGATTTGGATCATAAGGACCGTGAAATACTGGAGATGCTTCAGAATAACAGCCGCCTGGGTTTTGAGCAGATAGCTGCCATGCTGGGGACGGATCGGCAGGATGTGGAAAATAGGATTAAAGAGCTGGAAGAAAAACGAATTATTGTCAAATACAATTCCCTGATTAACTGGGAAAAGGCGGGTGAAGACGTGGTTTCCGCTATTATTGAGGTCAAGGTCTCTCCTCAGAGGGGAGCAGGCTTTGATAAACTGGCGGAAAGGATTTACCGATTTCCAGAGGTCAAGGCGGTTTATCTGATGTCCGGGAGTTACGACTTCTCAGTATTGGTCGAAGGGACTAATATGAAGGATGTGGCCTTTTTTGTAGGAACAAAACTGGCTACCATAGACAATGTCCTCAGTACGGCAACACATTTTGTGCTGAAGAAGTTCAAGCAGGAAGGCGTAATTCTGGATGATAAAGAAGAAGACAGAAGGTTGGTGATTTCGCCATGATAAAATGG
This genomic interval carries:
- a CDS encoding two-component system sensor histidine kinase NtrB; the encoded protein is MLLKNDIKPKSAGMSSEKPSGVLIADFSGKLKLAKWRLMSDGYSVYYARQLSEIENILSKEDIRVVLAGISGEDDSTFVENIKKTRDGLGIVAVPVAKGLHIDKALYSLNVRKVAGFPVDYPQLSAAVAAELEQVNQLNRQKSALSHIKRALVFPQVKPLIYQTAFDHIKTGILLLDTSGEILLANSSICSLLKIEAGLVIGKNFAEVIGKREAPEQEAVYGLIQEIASGRATVCAEIFNNTAADEPVPYEVAAHRVFSPKGEYIGMCISAADIRDFRKLEKAIARSERLVVAGQLAAGAAHEIRNPLTSVRGFIQLLKKELEGTPKEEYISIIISEIDRVNTIISKLLKLTKPAVLNKIEANISNLFSDIRVLMESEAFLKNITITENFPDSLPPVQIDCEQIKQVIINIVRNSFEAMPEGGNIVIRGTEREKERQVCLEISDTGEGMTEETIRQMFMPFFTTKDSGTGLGLAVSQAIVESHGGRLEVISKLGEGTKTRLYLPC
- a CDS encoding heavy-metal-associated domain-containing protein gives rise to the protein MATAIINVGGMTCNHCKMAVEKALKTLDGVQDASVDLNAKKVSIEYDPAGVDEAGLKKAISDAGYDVY
- a CDS encoding ABC1 kinase family protein; this encodes MTRKYRKVSRYREITGILVRHGFGYLIKPQKRSLPQRVRMVFEDLGPTFVKMGQLLSARPDLVPRDYVEEFSRLQDKVEEVSEPEIRAQFIGEMGKAPEEIFLDFNYRPLASASIGQVHEAVLPDGAEVVVKVQRPHLKQLIGGDIKILKRFAGILQKRTVLGQVCDIYEIIDVFERQIHKELDYLTEAVNTEAFYREFSDEENVIVPRIFSDYTTREILTMEFVRGIRVEEFEEHNYSYDESSRYSGNMLLSIYRPLFERGIFHGDPHPGNVLFQDNFRIVLIDFGIVGRFDRCYRRLVAELLIALGDRDVPAVMNIIMETGRTTKRIHQQHFFEDVSEIVEKANGVTRGGIALGQLINGMLAISIEHGIKMPDNLFILGKTVMISEDMARRICPELDIIEVIRPIAADYLKETLRPGLDNGSVYRQLSNAAEGMMTFPGDVCKAVKNFANNDTRITFYHRNLNWLYDMLDISSSRIAFGLILAALMVGSALIMHTGKGPLLWGYPVLGTLGFVFSGLLGIMVLVSMLRSGRLR
- a CDS encoding Lrp/AsnC family transcriptional regulator, with protein sequence MRAYLISHKGELVDLDHKDREILEMLQNNSRLGFEQIAAMLGTDRQDVENRIKELEEKRIIVKYNSLINWEKAGEDVVSAIIEVKVSPQRGAGFDKLAERIYRFPEVKAVYLMSGSYDFSVLVEGTNMKDVAFFVGTKLATIDNVLSTATHFVLKKFKQEGVILDDKEEDRRLVISP